The Mercurialis annua linkage group LG8, ddMerAnnu1.2, whole genome shotgun sequence genome window below encodes:
- the LOC126661676 gene encoding uncharacterized protein LOC126661676, whose translation MEHTTSMERENILVNTWNVFKKLHMRKDGSFVDSKSRDIWEKMEAALSLATQPLEDGTIPEIDIDQIYYNVVGGEKKRRVYGLGSQASIFYPQHLPSTTTSQSGSSTNDEVKKMMESLSEKEKAMSEKMQSLTQQQESLNQQQASLRKMQEDCLRLYETLQRDTPPN comes from the exons ATGGAGCATACGACATCAATG GAAAGGGAAAATATTCTTGTGAATACATGGAATGTTTTCAAAAAGTTACATATGAGGAAAGATGGATCATTTGTTGATAGCAAATCACGTGATATTTGG GAGAAGATGGAAGCAGCTTTATCTCTTGCTACTCAGCCATTAGAAGATGGAACTATTCCAGAAATTGACATTGACCAGATTTATTATAATGTTGTTGGTGGTGAGAAGAAGAGGCGTGTATACGGACTGGGCTCTCAAGCGTCGATCTTTTATCCTCAACACTTGCCATCTACAACTACTTCTCAATCAGGTTCTTCGACTAATGATGAGGTGAAAAAGATGATGGAGTCTTTGTCTGAGAAAGAAAAAGCAATGTCAGAAAAGATGCAATCTCTGACCCAACAACAGGAGTCCTTGAACCAACAACAAGCGTCCCTTCGGAAAATGCAAGAAGATTGTTTACGACTCTATGAGACCTTACAGCGGGATACACCACCTAATTAA
- the LOC126661677 gene encoding uncharacterized protein LOC126661677: MDREWMYVRLEDGYLHPRFAKGVEEFVEFAKRHPQFMDGAKIRCPCNHTKCRNKGYLDEVTVMCHLGKNGFMQNYYCWYNHGETYVPNLVRPDHNIDLENTCHQAETSDAGDLFRSMMDDVIGRASVLHPSEDVINPPHVSHSMEESPNMEAQRLYDMLKASEQELWEGNPGGHSQLSAVARLMNLKAEFHFSERLYDELCKFLSEVLPTDNVMTDSFYSTKKLVRKLGLPVEVIDCCKQGCMLFWNEDIGLNSCKVCGHPRFKKQGRGSNKRKINIPYMKMHYFPLTPRLQRLYASHATSNHMRWHGEHEWEEDGVMRHCSDSPAWKHFNEANPSFASEVRNVRLGLCTDGFQPFGQTGRQYSSWPVIVTPYNLPPGMCMKEEYMFLTAIIPGPKNPKDKLDVFLQPLIAELKHLWEVGVNTYDISVRQNFQMRAALMWTISDFPAYSMLSGWSTGGKLACPHCMGDSDAFSLTKGRKTSWFDNHRKFLPPNHSFRKNKKWFRKGEVVLKIAPDMQSGSEILDEIEHLGLKKVTDINAEEENVHISKLNCCGWKKRSIFWDLPYWSSNLIRHNLDVMHIEKNFFDNIFNTVMNVTGKTKDNAKSREDLKEFCDRPELHKDERTGKYPKASFTLDKKGKEELCNWVRELKFPDGYVSNMGRCVDMKKLKFYGMKSHDSHVFMQRLIPIAFRELLPANVWQVLTELSLFFKSLTSTVIRREDIIRLEQEIPIILCKLERIFPPSFFDSMEHLPIHLPHEARIAGPVQYRWMYPFERYLRRLKNNVTNKSQVEGSISNAYLVEETASFCAHYFKPTIHTRHRRAPRNDDGGVDLNAPPGMLSIFKHPGRSMGQAKSRYLEDKEYHAAHTYILLNCIEVKPYIHLYEDELRIYNPNITNNEVELKLENNFADWFEKYAHSEISNITNPIMQDLAKGPLHEVKWYSGYYVNGYKFHTEGHGSRRLTTNSGVCIRGSNSSTSELDFYGKLTEIIELDYPALPIKKVVLFKCSWFDPTPRLGIRVHPQLKLVDVNCRRVFNKYEPFIMAVQAEQVHYLRYPTSKRNDWLAVCKIKPRFVVEVPDRSDLPVSPTVLAYQEDSIEHHEVDSQVDVNETLVDPNDFVTEIDDVDDVENDGNSEKDLNDDDDDDHNDEDDCDDSDE, from the exons ATGGATCGAGAATGGATGTATGTTCGATTGGAAGATGGATATTTGCATCCACGATTCGCAAAAGGCGTGGAAGAATTTGTGGAATTTGCAAAAAGACATCCTCAATTCATGGATGGTGCGAAGATAAGATGCCCTTGTAATCATACGAAGTGTCGAAACAAGGGTTATCTTGATGAGGTGACAGTGATGTGTCATCTTGGAAAAAATGGATTCATGCAGAACTACTACTGCTGGTACAATCATGGAGAAACTTATGTACCAAATTTAGTCCGACCTGATCATAACATTGATTTAGAAAATACATGCCATCAAGCTGAAACCAGCGACGCTGGTGATTTATTTCGATCTATGATGGATGATGTTATTGGTCGTGCTAGTGTTCTTCATCCGAGCGAAGATGTCATTAATCCTCCTCATGTTTCCCATTCAATGGAAGAGAGCCCAAATATGGAAGCACAACGATTATATGACATGCTTAAGGCATCTGAACAAGAGTTGTGGGAAGGAAATCCAGGAGGACATTCTCAGTTATCTGCTGTTGCTAGGCTTATGAATTTGAAAGCGGAATTTCATTTTTCAGAAAGGTTATATGATGAACTCTGCAAATTTTTGTCAGAGGTACTGCCTACTGATAATGTAATGACTGATAGCTTTTATAGCACGAAGAAGTTGGTTCGGAAGTTGGGTTTACCAGTAGAAGTTATTGATTGTTGCAAGCAAGGATGTATGCTATTTTGGAATGAAGATATTGGCCTTAACAGCTGTAAGGTTTGTGGTCATCCTCGATTTAAAAAGCAAGGACGTGGTTCTAATAAGCgaaaaataaatataccttATATGAAGATGCATTATTTTCCGCTAACACCACGTCTACAGAGGTTGTATGCTTCACATGCAACTTCAAATCACATGAGGTGGCATGGTGAACATGAATGGGAAGAAGATGGTGTAATGCGCCATTGTTCAGATTCTCCTGCTTGGAAGCATTTTAATGAGGCAAATCCGTCATTTGCTTCCGAAGTTCGCAATGTTCGATTGGGGTTATGTACTGATGGATTTCAACCCTTTGGACAGACAGGGCGACAATATTCATCTTGGCCTGTTATAGTAACACCGTACAACTTACCGCCTGGTATGTGTATGAAAGAAGAGTACATGTTCTTGACGGCCATCATCCCTGGTCCAAAAAATCCGAAGGACAAGTTAGATGTTTTTTTGCAACCTCTAATTGCGGAGTTGAAACATTTGTGGGAGGTTGGTGTGAACACATATGATATATCGGTCAGgcagaattttcaaatgagaGCTGCCCTTATGTGGACGATAAGTGATTTCCCAGCTTACTCAATGCTATCAGGGTGGAGTACAGGAGGAAAATTAGCTTGTCCTCATTGCATGGGTGATTCTGATGCATTCTCATTGACGAAAGGTCGCAAGACGTCGTGGTTTGACAATCATCGAAAATTTCTTCCACCAAATCATTCATTTAGAAAGAACAAAAAGTGGTTCAGAAAAGGTGAGGTAGTACTGAAAATTGCTCCTGACATGCAATCTGGTTCAGAAATACTTGATGAAATAGAACATCTTGGGCTGAAAAAAGTGACAGATATAAATGCAGAAGAAGAAAATGTGCATATTTCTAAACTAAATTGTTGTGGATGGAAAAAAAGAAGCATTTTTTGGGATTTGCCTTATTGGAGTTCTAATTTAATAAGGCATAATTTGGATGtaatgcatattgagaaaaacttctttgataatatttttaatacggTTATGAATGTTACGGGGAAAACAAAAGATAATGCAAAATCAAGAGAAGACTTGAAAGAGTTTTGCGATCGCCCTGAGCTGCACAAAGATGAACGTACTGGAAAATACCCGAAGGCTTCTTTCACACTTGACAAAAAAGGGAAGGAAGAATTGTGTAATTGGGTTCGAGAACTCAAATTTCCGGATGGGTATGTTTCAAACATGGGTCGATGTGTTGACatgaagaaattaaaattttacgggatgaAGAGCCATGATTCTCATGTGTTTATGCAAAGACTAATTCCAATTGCATTTCGTGAATTGTTGCCAGCCAATGTATGGCAAGTCTTGACAGAATTGAGCCTTTTCTTTAAAAGTCTAACATCCACTGTCATTAGAAGGGAAGACATTATACGTTTGGAGCAAGAGATTCCAATAATATTGTGTAAGCTTGAGCGTATATTTCCTCCAAGCTTCTTCGACTCAATGGAGCATCTTCCAATTCATTTGCCGCACGAAGCGCGAATAGCTGGTCCAGTTCAATATCGATGGATGTACCCTTTTGAGAG GTATCTTCGCAGGCTGAAAAATAATGTGACTAATAAATCTCAAGTTGAAGGTTCGATTTCTAATGCATACCTGGTTGAAGAAACTGCTTCGTTTTGTGCACATTACTTCAAGCCTACTATTCATACGAGGCATAGGAGAGCGCCACGTAATGATGATGGCGGAGTTGATTTAAATGCACCTCCTGGTATGCTCTCAATTTTTAAACATCCGGGTCGATCTATGGGTCAAGCTAAATCCAGATATTTGGAGGATAAAGAATATCATGCAGCTCATACTTATATACTATTAAATTGCATTGAAGTGAAGCCATATATACA TTTATATGAAGATGAACTGCGAATATATAATCCAAATATTACCAACAATGAAGTTGAGTTGAAATTGGAAAATAATTTTGCAGATTGGTTTGAGAAATAT GCACATAGTGAGATATCAAATATTACAAACCCAATTATGCAAGACCTGGCCAAAGGTCCTTTGCATGAGGTGAAATGGTACTCTGGATACTATGTCAATGGATATAAGTTTCATACGGAAGGACATGGATCAAGAAGATTAACCACGAATAGTGGAGTATGCATTAGAGGTTCAAATAGTAGCACTAGTGAATTAGACTTTTATGGAAAATTGACTGAGATCATAGAATTGGATTATCCAGCATTGCCGATTAAAAAGGTAGTCCTATTTAAGTGTTCTTGGTTTGATCCAACTCCAAGACTGGGTATAAGAGTGCATCCGCAGCTTAAGCTTGTTGATGTTAATTGTCGTAGGGTTTTCAATAAATATGAGCCATTTATTATGGCTGTCCAAGCAGAACAAGTGCATTATCTACGATATCCTACTTCAAAACGAAATGATTGGTTAgctgtttgtaaaattaaaccAAGGTTTGTCGTAGAGGTACCAGATAGAAGCGACCTGCCAGTGTCACCAACGGTATTAGCATACCAAGAGGATTCGATTGAACATCATGAAGTGGACAGCCAAGTTGATGTCAATGAAACATTGGTTGATCCAAATGATTTTGTAACTGAAATAGACGATGTTGATGATGTGGAGAATGATGGCAACTCAGAAAAAGACTTGAACGACGACGACGATGATGATCATAATGACGAGGATGATTGTGATGACAGTGATGAATAA